aatattgaaGAGACCATCTGatcaaatactgtttaaaaCTGTACTACTGTACTTTCAGTACATTTCAGAGCATGTACTTGGTTCTTTAGCTGGAGTAAATGATTTGAAGCTAAACTTGGAGTgaagtacttttttttataaaggaaatatttgtgtttttacttgtaaaattactattttgtacttctaccacctctggaaataaaacacactgtgttgGAGTATTTGTGCTGTTCTTAGAGTCTGAACAGTAATGAAACTTAAAACAGTTtgtcaaacatgaaaaaagttcAGGAAGCTACTTTGTGAGTATTATACAGTTTATGTATATTTGGCCTGATGGTTGCAGTAGTGGAAACATCACACTCTGACCACAGTCGTCATGGTGACCTGTCTAACAGCAGTAAAACTATGTTGCAAGAGATGAAGTTTCAGTTCTTTAACAAGAAAGAAGTATTTCCTGTTTAATTCTGTCTTGTTAATCCTGTGTGTGAACATCTGCACACATTGATATTTCTGACAAAAaccttcatatttttaaacttatgATCAAAATGAAGTTGTCTTCAGTCTTGCAAATACAGTTTTGTATCAGGTTCAAATCTAAAAACTGGACAACACAGTCTCTTAGTTGAagtaaagaaaaccacaaactgcagctacaagttatttttatccCACAGtctcatgaataaaaaaaaatgtgtctgtggttttTTTGTTACTTCCTTGATTTTCTCTAAAGACAAATGGTTGGACATAAAACCCTGACAGCAACAGAAAAGtagattttattattgtatttacagCTTCAATAGCAGCGTATGTGAAGTTCAGCCACTGTTCTGTCTCAGTCTCAAGATGTCGTCAGCTATTTACGCCAATCCAGATTTTTCCAAGAAGGTGAGATACAACAGTAAGGTGGAGGAAGGTGGAACAGCTTGGGTGGAAAATGACGTGGATATTTATGATAATCTAGACAGTATTGAAGAGGAGCAGACTGATTTTCAGCCACAGGAAGGAGGTAAGTGGGAAATCATCACTAATCAATAGAATAAACAGCCACCACCCACTGTTTCtgggaaatgtttttatgataaTACAACATCTCAGTACTTGTTAGAACCCAACAGTGTAATCAGTGTAATATTtcttaaactgctttttaaatcaGTATTAGTTATTAAATGTTCCGTATCTGACGACAAACCACTGCTCGTTTTCATTTCCTTGTTGTCTTGCTTTAGTTTCTGAAGTTTGCTTCAGTCGTTGGCAGCTGTCAAGGACGTGTTCAAAGAGTAAATGATACAGACAATGTAACAATGACAATTACAATGTGTTCAGTTTGAGTAGGACTATGTCCAGTGTGTCCAGTAGAGTGTGGATAGCAGCAATGTAGAAAGAGATGAGGTCAGATGTAAATGGATGTGATGGcctgaggaaagaaactgttctgGTGTCTGGTGGTTTTAGCAGACAGGGCTCAATATGTGctttgtattacatttatttccataACTACTATGTTATGATGCTACAGAACATTTGGTTTTAGtaaatgacatatttcttaggagacaaagcaggaaaaacacaTCCTGTCCTTTACCAGTGCACAACCTGAAGCTTTGTGTGTTCTGATAATGTCACTTCTTCTCTTACCATTTAACTGTATCCTGGACTAATTGTACTTTTTGAAAACGTCACCAAACTCCTGCACAGTCATCATAATAGGTCTCTCTTGACCATAACACTTTGTTCTGTCTGCTTCAGCCACTTCTCTCTGTGGTCGTTTGGTTTCTTCTACCTGGTCAATAGACGCTGTCTTTGGACACACAATTAacttcttctttccctttcaggagtctccacagtgaatcatgtgtctccatctaactctaataaataaatctcctctttggtcttcctctagacctcctgcctggcagctccaacctcagcatccttctacccaTATAATCacaatttctcctctgaacatgtccaaaccacctcaatctgtcctctctgactttatctctgaaacatctaacatgagctgtccctctgatgtcctcattcctgatcctgtccatcctcgtcactcccaaagagaacctcaacatcttaagctctgctacctccagctctgcctcctgtcttttcttcagtgccactgtctctaagccgaacaacatctctggtctcaccaccgtcttgtacacctttcctttcattctcgctgatactcttttatcacacaacacacctgacacttttctccacccgttccaacctgcctgcactcgcctctccacctcttttccacactcaccgttgctctgaaccgttgaccctaagtacttaaagtcctgcaccttcttcacctctgctccctgtaacctcaccgttccacctgggtccctctcattgacatacatgtattctgtcttgctgcggctaagcttcattcctctgttttccagagcagacctccacctctctagattttcctccacctgctccctgctctcactacaaatcacaatgtcatctgcaaacatcatagtccatggagattcctgtctaacctcatctgtcagcctgtccatcaccagagcaaacaagaaggggctcagagctgatccttcatgcagacccacctccaccttgaactcctctgtcacacctgcagcacttcaccactgtcttacagctctcatacatgtcctgcataactctaacatacttctctgccactccagacgtcctcatacaataccacagctcctctctctgcaccctgtcatacgctttctctaaatctacaaagacacaatgcaactccctatgaccttctctgtacttctccatcagcgtcctcaaagcaaatactgcatctcagcatcctctcactctccaggatcttgttaaacaaactagtcaaaaactctactgccacctctcctagacacttccatacctccacaggtttgtcatcaggaccaactgcctttccgctcttcatcctcttcaatgtccttctcacttcactcttactaatctttgctactttctgctccacaccagtcacctcttctactcttcgttcccttacattttcctcgttcatcaactcttcaaagttctccttccatcttcccatcacactcctgtcaatacatttccagccttatctttaatcaccctaacctgctgcacatccttcccatctctgtctctttgtctggccaacctgtacaaatccacctgtccctctttagtgtccaacctaacatacaagtcctcatatgctctttgtttggcctttgccacctctaccttcaccttacgctgtatctccctgtactcctgtctactctcttcagtcctctcagtgtcccacttcttcttagttaacctctttctctgtatacactcctggacttcctcgttccaccaccaagtctccttgtccactttcctctttccagatgacacaccgagtaccctcctacctgtctccctgatcaaattagcttaAGTGGTcgagtcatctggaagcacctccaaaccacccagagtctgtctcagctcctccctgaaaactacacgacattcttcctttttcaacttccaccacttcgtcctctgttctgcctttgtcctcttcatcttcctcaccaccagcatcattttacacatcaccatcctgtgttgtctggctacactctcccctaccaacactttacagtcactgatctctttcagattacagcgtccacacaagatgtcgtccacctgagtgcttctacctccgctcttgtacgtcaccctatgttcctgcctcttctggaagaaagtgttcactacagccatttccatcctctttgcaaagtcaaccaccatctgtccttctgtgttcctgtcctgaagaccaaacctgcccataacagtctcatcacctctgttcccttcacctacatgtccattgaaatctgcaccaatcaccactctctcacctctggagatgctctgaatcacttcatctaactcactccagaatttctccttctcttctaactcacatcctacctgcggagcataaccactcacaacattgaacatcaccccttcaatttccagcttcagactcatcaacctgtctgatactcttttcacctctagaacattcctcacaaactcctctttcaggataactcctactccatttctcttcctatctgacccatggtagaacaacttgaaccctgctcctaagcttcaagccttgctacctttccacctggtctcctggacacacagtatgtccaccttccttctctgcattatgtcaaccaactctctatgCTTctctgtcatagtaccaacattcaaagtccctactgtcagtcctacattcttagctttcttcttctctctctgcctacgaacacaccttcctcctcttcttcttcctcttcgaccaacagtagtccaatttccaccggtaccctgtaggtcaacagcaccggtggcggtcgttgttaacccgggccccgaccgatccggtatggaagtcattgtcacgatttgcatgtttaatttagcatgtgttttacgtcagatgcccttcctgccacaaccctctgcatttatccagacttgggactggcacaagaagacactggcttgtgcccccttgcggttgcattggaCACACAATTAACTGTGACTTTAAAtccaaattataaattattcttGGATGGGTGGATATtttggattcagtgtcttgtccagggagACTTCAACAGGcgcaaaccactgaccctatggttggtaggtgGCCACTCTGCTGACTGAGCTACTGCTACCACTTTTTGCTACAacagataattttttattactACAAATCATCATCTTTAGAAAGTCAAACATCAGTGGTAAAGTCTATACGACCATATCCAAGCATTTTGATGTTCCTGTGGTTAAGCTGCAAATATCACACTCCTCTTCAAACCTGACACAGCTGGAGCAGTTTGCTCAACAAGACAGGGTCACGCTACCTGTTGGCAGGTGCAGAGGGATTATATCACTGAACTGTGGGAACAAAAATCTTAATATTTGAAGAAATCAGTCATCTTTGTCAGTTCCTGTTCCACatcatacaaatacaaatcaaGTTTATCCAAAGTGACGTACAAGTGAGGTAGAAGTTGAGGTGAAAACACCAGAGCAAAGTTCTATGAGAAGAcgtgtttctgtttcataagatgcaagtgcaaggaagaacagacaggaagttttttttaaagatttcactGCTTGTTggagaagagttctgttttcagcattttttgaatattgggaatGAGGCTGCTGAGCAAGCAGAGTTTGGTAGATCATTCCATGATGACGGAGCAGGAGAGTTTTGCTTAGTGTCTTTGGTGATGTGCTGGAACCACCAGTGTTATGACCTGGCTCATTGTTTGTGGTGTTGTTGTTTGGgaataattgttttgttgtctctcctcctcctcctcatgttgtgtgtgtgtgtgtgtgtgtgtgtgtgtgtgtgtgtgtgtgtgtgtgtgtatccgtgtgtgtgtatccgtgtgtgtgtatccgtgtgtgtgtgtgtgtgtgtgtgtgtgtgtgtgtgtgtgtgtgtgtgtgtgtgagggatgAGCCACAGGTGGTGTTCACAGATTGGTCCATTTGAATTAATTGTCACCACCTGATTGGACAAGGTGGAGAGTCTTTCTTCATTCACCCCCAATAATTCACTATAAATATTCAGCACCAGGTCGCCACAGTACAagtgagaagcccttttattttactcattttctgttttggatttGGAGTTTAAGTTATACATCCTGGTAtttatttgtgaatgtgttCGGTTTGATTAAGTAATGTTGGGTTGACCACTTTGTAGGCAAGAGACAAAGATTTGAACCTAATGCAGgaagctacaggaagccagtgcagagatctgaagagtggtgtgacattagtcctttttggctgattattaatgaggcgagctgctgtaGTTTTGGATCATCAGTGCATTACAGTAATTGATTTCATCTTGGTTTCCCTTTGGGGACCTTTGCTTTTCTAATAACAGGTTTTGTGATCATTTACAGGAGCATTTATAAAAGTCTGGTCTATGCAGAGATGGGAGAAATACCCAAACTCAGTACttagtaccacttcaaatcctTTACTCAGGGTGAAGTAATAAGTACTGTACAGACTGTAGATCAGAGCAGGGGGTTGGTCAGAGTCTCCTGAGGACCATGGCTGTAGGGAAAACACCCATTTGAAGAGAGTCATTGACTATAGTTCAaactttgttaaaacatttttaagacaaAGGAGGTGGGAATTGGGTCGAGGCACAGGTGGAAGACTTCAGTTTTGATACCACCTTCCTGAGTGTTTCAGCATCAACCAGAACCAAACAGTAAAATGATGACAGCTGAGACTGATGGTTTTCTTGTCTTCTGTAGGACCACACAGTCTGAATCGTCCTCCAGTCCAAAACAAGTCTTTCAgatctgctgctctgtgtctggCAGTGCTGTGTCTTCTGCTGATGGTCGGGATCATCACTCTGTCCACACGATGTAAGAATGAACAgctctgaatatttttaacaatgtgaCAGTAACATGATGCATTTTATGACAAACTGGATCAACTCCTGTGTGTCTATAGGACAATGTTACACTCTCACACCAAATCTGAAGTCATTGGTCAGTTTATTTATTCGTCCTCTCTGCacattaaataaacactttCCCCTAAACTCCATTgtgagaaacaggaaacagtgtttacagtTCTCATGCATTAGAAACCACAACTAAGGTCAGTGTGAAACTTCAGCAGCCTGAGAGACACATGAACGTTGGTTCATTTCTTGAGTTGTGATGAAGCAGCAAACCAACATTTGACTAACAGGATGTACAAATGTCAGAAACTGTTCTTATACCAACAAGCACAGGAGTAGATGATCAACTGAACTGCAGCAGTGAAACTCACCAAACGTCTCAGACAGCAGGGAC
The nucleotide sequence above comes from Channa argus isolate prfri chromosome 1, Channa argus male v1.0, whole genome shotgun sequence. Encoded proteins:
- the LOC137099766 gene encoding uncharacterized protein isoform X3, which translates into the protein MSSAIYANPDFSKKVRYNSKVEEGGTAWVENDVDIYDNLDSIEEEQTDFQPQEGGPHSLNRPPVQNKSFRSAALCLAVLCLLLMVGIITLSTRYIFATSENYNLQNRFNNLSIINNQSKNLIQQLQDQIADVLLTFEKHKLQDQIAAKKYL